One part of the Glycine soja cultivar W05 chromosome 11, ASM419377v2, whole genome shotgun sequence genome encodes these proteins:
- the LOC114373172 gene encoding splicing factor U2af large subunit B-like: MEEEKAAAYYDELTRKGERAARFKQGLGFSSLAPNNDIPKPSSSFLSKFVKASSKSKKQAQLQSIHDKLKKKPSFESKVSSRDRDNDRSRRRSRGRERHKDSERGRQSSRSISPRKQRNSEKDANDRGKGICCLVAIEMRQGEANLTQGPKVNLLQHANALENLSSQAKFF; encoded by the exons atggaagaagaaaaagcagCGGCGTACTACGATGAGCTGACCCGTAAGGGCGAGAGAGCTGCGAGGTTCAAGCAAGGTCTCGGCTTTTCCTCTTTAGCACCAAACAACGACATTCCAAAACCCTCCTCCTCCTTCCTCTCCAAATTCGTCAAAGCCTCCTCCAAGTCGAAGAAGCAAGCGCAACTCCAGTCCATCCACGACAAGCTCAAGAAAAAGCCCTCTTTCGAGTCTAAGGTTTCGAGCAGGGATAGGGACAACGATAGAAGTAGAAGACGAAGCAGGGGTAGAGAGAGACATAAGGATAGTGAAAGAGGGAGACAGAGTAGTAGAAGCATTTCTCCTCGCAAGCAACGCAACTCGGAGAAAGACGCGAATGATAGAGGGAAA GGAATATGTTGTTTGGTTGCTATTGAAATGAGACAAGG TGAAGCCAATTTGACCCAGGGTCCCAAGGTCAATTTGTTGCAGCATGCCAATGCTCTTGAGAATTTGTCCTCCCAAGCCAAATTTTTCTAG